One genomic segment of Amycolatopsis sp. WQ 127309 includes these proteins:
- a CDS encoding methanogen output domain 1-containing protein, giving the protein MDWFLDRQDRASASLLRREITGYLGRHAVDQAEQIDDAALIVAELLANAYDHGRGDIWVSLQWTEVRPVLEVHDMGEAFTLPREAPTAEQYRGRGLWLVSQFSSELAVAAKRAGGKFVRSVLPVVRPVELTLDLPARRVSPLPAMSEARPEGGFGRESFLRALVVQLSTAVEQQQGPEAAQRAIAQVAADIGGQMEQEYRDAIATQAAQLAPEQIAECLVRLKAAIGGTFHAVEITGDRLVFVNSDCPFGAAVRQSPSLCRMTSSVFGGIAARNVGESAVTLEERIAVGDPQCRVVVHLGAAAAKAENAHRYTASA; this is encoded by the coding sequence GTGGATTGGTTCCTTGACCGGCAGGACCGCGCCTCCGCGTCGCTGCTGCGCCGCGAGATCACCGGCTACCTCGGCCGCCACGCCGTGGACCAGGCCGAGCAGATCGACGACGCCGCGTTGATCGTGGCGGAACTGCTCGCCAACGCCTACGACCACGGCCGCGGCGACATCTGGGTGTCGCTCCAGTGGACCGAGGTCCGGCCGGTGCTCGAAGTGCACGACATGGGCGAGGCGTTCACGCTGCCGCGGGAGGCGCCGACGGCGGAGCAGTACCGTGGGCGCGGCCTGTGGCTCGTGTCGCAGTTCTCCTCCGAGCTCGCGGTGGCCGCGAAGCGCGCCGGCGGGAAGTTCGTGCGCTCGGTGCTGCCCGTGGTCCGGCCGGTGGAGCTGACGCTCGACCTGCCCGCACGCCGCGTCAGCCCGCTGCCCGCCATGTCCGAGGCCCGCCCCGAGGGCGGGTTCGGCCGCGAAAGCTTCCTGCGCGCGCTGGTCGTCCAGCTGTCGACGGCCGTCGAGCAGCAGCAGGGCCCGGAAGCCGCGCAGCGCGCGATCGCCCAGGTCGCGGCCGACATCGGCGGCCAGATGGAGCAGGAGTACCGCGACGCCATCGCCACGCAGGCGGCCCAGCTGGCGCCCGAGCAGATCGCCGAGTGCCTGGTCCGGCTGAAGGCGGCGATCGGCGGCACGTTCCACGCCGTCGAGATCACCGGCGACCGCCTGGTGTTCGTCAACTCCGACTGCCCGTTCGGCGCCGCGGTGCGCCAGTCGCCGTCGTTGTGCCGCATGACGTCATCGGTGTTCGGCGGCATCGCGGCCCGCAACGTCGGCGAGTCGGCGGTGACGCTGGAGGAACGCATCGCGGTGGGCGATCCGCAGTGCCGGGTGGTCGTCCACCTGGGTGCGGCGGCGGCGAAGGCGGAGAACGCGCACCGCTACACCGCGAGCGCCTGA
- a CDS encoding ATP-binding protein encodes MTTRQRDELIRLPVGAEPDVFTIRRCGREVAVAVGLESQDQIRVATVLSDIGRDLVHAGATATVRFLLKEGPPTLAVEFSWLGAEAGALLTTGRDTAERLLDGVHVTHEAGQTVVTLHKLRSPAARPLTNAELDRLRGILAQRGVSTPMDELRAQNQELLETLESLEAKGKELTRLNEELEETNHGVVALYKELSEELEETNRGVVALYAELNEKSSQLKAASEAKTRFWSNISHELRGPINSVIGLARLLTGPGADPLTEEQRHQVGLVGDAGSTLLSLVNELLDTAKAESGRLVAQPAQVDLTAVCLQLRGALRSTVPSPEVELVIEEPDPAPPVVTDETMLVRILRNLLSNSLKFTESGEVRLRIDADDEDVRFTVSDTGIGIPADQQDRVFEEFHQVHSDLQAASPGTGLGLPYARRLAEILGGGLTLDSEHGRGTTVVLLLPRPDPTRTSPARVDSLLIVDDDADFRDRLARLVHGVAAGVRHAADGREAIEALDGYRPDLIFLDLFMPGMNGKEVLQVLREKPGSRDIPVVVVTSSPPDGLDLTGAGLRAGLLLKSQVTQETLRLAIGEAFAVVARTVTG; translated from the coding sequence ATGACCACCCGGCAGCGCGACGAGCTGATCCGGTTGCCGGTCGGCGCGGAACCGGACGTCTTCACGATCCGCCGGTGCGGCCGCGAAGTGGCCGTCGCGGTGGGCCTGGAGAGCCAGGACCAGATCCGGGTCGCCACCGTGCTCAGCGACATCGGCCGTGACCTCGTCCACGCCGGGGCCACGGCCACCGTCCGGTTCCTGCTCAAGGAAGGGCCGCCCACGCTCGCCGTCGAGTTCAGCTGGCTCGGCGCCGAGGCCGGGGCGCTGCTCACGACGGGCCGGGACACCGCGGAGCGGCTGCTGGACGGCGTGCACGTGACCCACGAGGCCGGCCAGACCGTCGTCACGCTGCACAAGCTGCGCTCCCCCGCCGCACGGCCCCTCACCAACGCCGAGCTCGACCGGCTGCGCGGCATCCTGGCCCAGCGCGGGGTGAGCACCCCGATGGACGAGCTGCGGGCGCAGAACCAGGAGCTGCTCGAAACGCTGGAAAGCCTCGAAGCGAAGGGCAAGGAGCTGACGCGGCTCAACGAAGAGCTCGAGGAGACCAACCACGGTGTCGTCGCCCTCTACAAGGAGCTTTCCGAGGAGCTCGAGGAAACGAACCGCGGGGTCGTCGCGCTCTACGCCGAGCTGAACGAGAAGTCGAGCCAGCTCAAGGCGGCCAGCGAGGCGAAGACCCGGTTCTGGTCGAACATCAGCCACGAGCTGCGGGGGCCGATCAACTCCGTCATCGGCCTCGCGCGCCTGCTGACCGGCCCCGGTGCCGACCCGCTGACCGAGGAGCAACGCCATCAGGTGGGCCTGGTCGGCGACGCGGGCTCGACACTGCTTTCCCTGGTCAACGAGCTGCTCGACACCGCGAAGGCCGAGTCCGGCCGGCTGGTCGCGCAGCCGGCCCAGGTCGACCTGACCGCCGTCTGCCTCCAGCTGCGGGGCGCCCTGCGCTCGACGGTGCCCTCGCCTGAGGTCGAGCTGGTGATCGAGGAGCCCGACCCGGCACCGCCGGTGGTCACCGACGAGACGATGCTCGTCCGCATCCTGCGCAACCTGCTGTCCAACAGCCTCAAGTTCACCGAAAGCGGCGAGGTCCGGCTGAGGATCGACGCCGACGACGAGGACGTCCGGTTCACCGTCTCCGACACCGGCATCGGCATCCCGGCGGACCAGCAGGACCGCGTGTTCGAGGAGTTCCACCAGGTCCACAGCGACCTGCAGGCCGCGTCCCCGGGCACCGGGCTCGGACTGCCGTACGCGCGCCGGCTCGCGGAGATCCTGGGCGGCGGCCTGACGCTGGACAGCGAGCACGGGCGGGGCACCACCGTCGTGCTCCTGCTGCCGCGTCCCGACCCGACCCGGACGTCCCCCGCCCGCGTCGACTCGCTGCTCATCGTGGACGACGACGCCGACTTCCGGGACCGGCTCGCCCGGCTGGTCCACGGCGTCGCCGCCGGCGTCCGGCACGCCGCGGACGGGCGGGAGGCGATCGAGGCCCTCGACGGATACCGGCCGGACCTGATCTTCCTCGACCTGTTCATGCCCGGGATGAACGGCAAGGAGGTGCTCCAGGTGCTGCGGGAGAAACCCGGCTCACGGGACATCCCGGTCGTCGTGGTCACCTCGTCGCCGCCGGACGGGCTGGACCTGACCGGGGCCGGCCTCCGCGCGGGCCTGCTGCTCAAGTCGCAGGTCACGCAGGAAACCCTCAGGCTCGCCATCGGCGAAGCGTTCGCGGTCGTGGCGAGGACGGTGACCGGATGA
- a CDS encoding STAS domain-containing protein: MIEGPPARVNFALELTSTGAATVLKAAGEIDASVSGELRDRLATAIESGTPVIADLTDVTFCDSTGLTALIHAHRAADAAGTRFVLVTRQRAVLRPISLLGLADMLEIHPDVEAARAAVG; encoded by the coding sequence GTGATCGAAGGCCCGCCAGCCCGCGTCAACTTCGCGCTCGAGCTGACGTCCACCGGCGCCGCGACAGTGCTGAAGGCGGCCGGCGAGATCGACGCGTCCGTTTCCGGCGAGCTGCGCGACCGCCTGGCGACGGCGATCGAGTCCGGGACCCCGGTGATCGCCGACCTGACCGACGTGACGTTCTGCGACTCCACCGGGCTGACGGCCCTGATCCACGCCCACCGAGCCGCCGACGCGGCCGGCACGAGGTTCGTCCTCGTCACCCGCCAGCGCGCGGTGCTGAGGCCGATCTCGCTGCTGGGGCTGGCCGACATGCTGGAGATCCACCCGGA
- a CDS encoding fused response regulator/phosphatase → MNSPVEPGRASILVVDDLEASRYLTSSWLRRNGYRVSEARTGQEALTAVAEEELDLVLLDVHLPDMSGFEVCERVKGDPRTAAMPVIHISATAIEVEDRTAGLDRGADGYLVEPVDPGELVATVEAALRYYRARTRAERLALRLGLLTRATLEMNSARTFDDVLAAAATGAATIFEGPASVVSASHRGLVRSAATDAAAEPPVVRADTLRALEQVTGTVAADAPASSVFPAPDGLSMVALVYPNPSRVPVAITVAASGIRSEDDRNLLLQLGQATALACETMRTFSEEHQLALTLQQSLLPRELPARPELEMAARYAPASDNAEIGGDFYEVSDIDGRLLIAVGDVVGHSIEAATVMGEVRHALRAYAVEGHGPVEILNLLDAMLRRYHPRSLTTLCLVVLDPASGELEIASAGHIPPLLADAAGARYVKIAGPLLGIGLPRPPATALTLDHGSLMLLVTDGLIERRGSVIDDGMDLLRTAVTHDADLETLCDTLLDRFGEAAEDDIALLAFRRR, encoded by the coding sequence ATGAATTCCCCAGTCGAGCCCGGCCGGGCCAGCATCCTGGTCGTGGACGACCTCGAGGCCAGCCGGTACCTGACCAGCAGCTGGTTGCGCCGCAACGGCTACCGCGTGTCCGAGGCCCGCACCGGCCAGGAGGCCCTCACCGCCGTCGCGGAAGAGGAGCTGGACCTCGTCCTGCTGGACGTCCACCTGCCGGACATGAGCGGGTTCGAGGTCTGCGAGCGGGTCAAGGGTGATCCCCGCACGGCCGCGATGCCGGTCATCCACATCTCCGCGACGGCCATCGAGGTCGAGGACCGCACCGCCGGGCTCGACCGCGGCGCGGACGGCTACCTCGTCGAGCCCGTCGACCCGGGTGAGCTGGTGGCGACCGTGGAGGCCGCGCTGCGGTACTACCGGGCCCGCACCCGCGCCGAGCGGCTGGCGCTGCGGCTGGGCCTGCTGACCCGCGCCACCCTGGAGATGAACAGCGCCCGCACGTTCGACGACGTCCTCGCCGCGGCCGCCACCGGGGCGGCGACGATCTTCGAGGGCCCGGCCTCGGTCGTCAGCGCGAGCCACCGCGGCCTGGTGCGCTCCGCCGCGACCGACGCCGCCGCCGAGCCCCCGGTCGTCCGCGCGGACACCCTCCGCGCGCTGGAGCAGGTCACCGGGACGGTGGCCGCCGACGCTCCGGCGTCTTCGGTCTTCCCGGCCCCGGACGGGCTTTCGATGGTGGCCCTGGTCTACCCGAACCCGTCGCGGGTGCCCGTCGCGATCACCGTGGCGGCGTCGGGGATCCGGTCCGAGGACGACCGCAACCTGCTGCTGCAGCTGGGCCAGGCGACCGCCCTCGCGTGCGAGACGATGCGGACGTTCTCCGAAGAGCACCAGCTCGCGCTGACGCTGCAGCAGAGCCTGCTGCCCCGCGAGCTCCCGGCCCGGCCCGAGCTGGAGATGGCCGCGCGCTACGCCCCCGCGAGCGACAACGCGGAGATCGGCGGCGACTTCTACGAGGTCTCCGACATCGACGGCCGCCTGCTGATCGCCGTCGGCGACGTCGTCGGGCACTCCATCGAGGCGGCCACGGTGATGGGCGAGGTCAGGCACGCCCTGCGCGCGTACGCGGTGGAGGGGCACGGGCCGGTCGAGATCCTGAACCTGCTGGACGCCATGCTGCGCCGCTACCACCCGCGCAGCCTCACCACGCTCTGCCTGGTCGTGCTCGACCCCGCGTCGGGCGAGCTGGAGATCGCCAGCGCGGGCCACATCCCGCCGCTGCTGGCCGACGCGGCCGGGGCCCGGTACGTCAAGATCGCGGGCCCCCTGCTCGGCATCGGCCTGCCCCGCCCGCCGGCGACGGCCCTGACCCTCGACCACGGCTCGCTGATGCTGCTGGTGACGGACGGCCTGATCGAGCGCCGCGGCAGCGTCATCGACGACGGCATGGACCTCCTCCGCACGGCGGTCACCCACGACGCGGACCTGGAGACGCTGTGCGACACCCTGCTGGACCGCTTCGGCGAAGCCGCGGAGGACGACATCGCGCTGCTGGCCTTCCGGCGGCGGTGA